In one Diabrotica virgifera virgifera chromosome 5, PGI_DIABVI_V3a genomic region, the following are encoded:
- the LOC126885557 gene encoding uncharacterized protein LOC126885557: protein MSDQNRTKRMATKGALTRLTTYFRSIENNEIIDLVDLEMRLSKAEELLDVFNEVQLLIETDDPDCEENYDTIHAIERRPTETSDSRSVNGSVAAGPTNTSNIKLPPLNLATFDGSFDEFLFFRDSFNSIINDNTSLPNVQKFHYLRLSLRGIAADTIKSLQVCDANYGIAWSLLTERFENKQLLVNNHIKALFNLPLVTKESNQGLRQLLDNTQKHLRALEVLKRPTKHWDDLVIYLLTTKFDNSTRRSWESQNCKDNLPVLDDLLKFLKERCRILESLYNYNDNKQDQNSPRYKGNKSETRAFVSNTENRFKCNFCNKKHKIYYCPDFLKLNPTNRLNNAKRLRLCLNCLGTCHRTKDCRSTGCRKCGKIHTMLHFENSQSSNSVSTENNSSQSSLSSNVPNTGLQSNEFTSTSNFFSTHHISSSVHTAIKPYILLLTAVVNVFDKFGNSHKCRVLLDNGSQSNFISEKFYSANYCTSAYYRRLPNEVTQVQSPGLLGDEKVHNDENTHKTNASMNEHFYSLHSSYCNLF from the exons ATGTCAGACCAAAACAGAACAAAGAGAATGGCCACTAAAGGTGCTCTTACACGTTTAACAACATATTTTAGAAgtatagaaaataatgaaattatcgaCCTCGTAGATTTAGAAATGCGATTATCCAAAGCCGAAgagcttttagatgtttttaaTGAGGTTCAGCTGCTTATTGAAACTGATGATCCTGACTGCGAGGAAAATTATGACACAATACATGCCATTGAAAG ACGACCTACTGAAACGTCTGATTCACGTAGTGTCAATGGTTCAGTAGCAGCTGGGCCTACAAATACAAGCAACATTAAGTTACCTCCATTGAATCTAGCTACATTTGATGGGTCATTTGATGAATTCCTCTTCTTTCGCGACAGTTTTAATTCTATTATTAATGATAATACTTCACTTCCCAACGTACAAAAGTTTCATTACTTACGTCTGTCATTACGTGGCATAGCTGCCGACACTATTAAATCTTTGCAAGTTTGCGATGCAAACTACGGCATTGCTTGGAGTTTATTGACCGAAAGATTTGAAAATAAACAGTTACTCGTAAACAATCACATTAAAGCTCTCTTTAACCTACCACTAGTCACAAAAGAATCAAATCAAGGTCTCAGACAACTTCTAGACAATACACAAAAACATTTACGTGCTTTAGAAGTTTTAAAACGCCCCACTAAACACTGGGATGATTTGGTTATCTATTTGTTAACAACAAAATTTGATAACTCAACAAGACGCTCTTGGGAGTCACAAAATTGTAAAGACAACCTACCAGTTTTAGATGATTTactgaaatttttaaaagaacgATGTCGTATCTTAGAGTCATTATACAACTACAATGATAATAAACAGGATCAAAATTCACCACGTTACAAAGGTAATAAGTCTGAAACAAGAGCCTTTGTTTCTAACACAGAGAATAGGTTTAAATGCAACTTTTGTAATAagaaacataaaatatattattgtcCTGACTTCTTAAAACTAAATCCTACTAATAGGTTAAACAATGCAAAACGTCTACGTTTATGCCTTAATTGTCTTGGCACATGCCATCGTACTAAGGATTGTCGTTCTACTGGTTGTAGAAAATGTGGAAAGATCCACACTATGTTACACTTCGAGAATTCACAATCCTCAAATTCAGTTTCCACAGAAAACAATTCTTCTCAATCTTCATTATCTTCCAATGTTCCAAACACTGGGTTGCAGTCTAATGAATTTACTTCTACCTCTAACTTCTTTTCAACACATCATATAAGCTCAAGTGTTCACACTGCTATTAAACCGTATATTCTACTCTTAACTGCTGTTGTTAACGTTTTTGACAAGTTCGGCAACTCACATAAATGCAGAGTACTCTTGGACAACGGAAGTCAATCCAACTTTATATCTGAGAAATTTT ATTCTGCCAATTATTGTACAAGTGCGTATTACCGAAGATTGCCGAACGAAGTGACCCAAGTTCAGTCGCCAGGGTTACTGGGTGACGAAAAAGTACATAACGACGAGAATACACACAAAACCAACGCTTCGATGAACGAACATTTTTACTCCTTACATTCAAGttattgtaatttgttttag